The window CGCCGGAGCCTCCCGCATCTTCGAGGGCGGCGCCGTCAACCAGACCGTGGTCGAGATGGACCGGGGATTCCTCTTCCTCATGTCCGTCTCGGACGGATCCTCGCTGGCCGTGCTCGCACACCCCGAGTGCGACATCGGCCTCGTAGGCTACGAGATGGCGCTTCTGGTGGATCGCGCCGGCAGTGTCCTTACCCCGGACCTGCGTGCCGAACTGCAGGGAAGCCTGCTCGGCTGACTTCCCCTCTCCCGGCCGGACGGTACTACCGGCCGGGAGACCGGGGCCCCACCCCGGAATCCAGTACCCCCGCCAGGCCGTCAT of the Streptomyces sp. NBC_01294 genome contains:
- a CDS encoding roadblock/LC7 domain-containing protein encodes the protein MSQAAQNLNWLITNFVDNTPGVSHTVVVSADGLLLAMSEGFPRDRADQLAAVASGLTSLTAGASRIFEGGAVNQTVVEMDRGFLFLMSVSDGSSLAVLAHPECDIGLVGYEMALLVDRAGSVLTPDLRAELQGSLLG